The following proteins come from a genomic window of Amaranthus tricolor cultivar Red isolate AtriRed21 chromosome 14, ASM2621246v1, whole genome shotgun sequence:
- the LOC130799374 gene encoding uncharacterized protein LOC130799374 — MIFDDDILLITETRDEVSNKLDEWREDLEGKRLHNSRTKIEYLRCDFSGTSPVNEPEVSIDETVVKSTTKYKYLGSIVQRDEEIDGDVNHCIHSGCLNWRVATAVLCDREFPTKLKENFYRAAIRRALIYGTEYISRVISTNNLRCCNQDDPNQAPKFMLLCGHFPPYCDGKFSWHYEF, encoded by the exons ATGATATTCGATGACGACATACTGCTGATAACAGAAACTAGAGAtgaggttagtaataaattggatgagtggagggaagatTTAGAAGGTAAACGGTTGCACAATAGTCGTACGAAGATcgagtatttgcgctgtgactttagtgggacatcaccggTAAATGAACCAGAGGTGTCAATTGATGAAacagttgttaaaagtacaacaaagtacaagtatttgggatcgatcgtTCAAAGGGATGaggagattgatggagatgtAAATCATTGTATACATTCGGGTTGCCTCAACTGGCGAGTAGCCACcgcagtgctatgtgatagggaATTCCCAACcaagttaaaagaaaatttcTATCGGGCGGCAATCAGACGTGCTCTgatatatgggaccgaat ACATTTCCCGTGTCATTTCAACTAATAATCTAAGATGTTGCAACCAAGATGACCCAAATCAAGCCCCAAAATTCATGCTTCTCTGCGGTCATTTCCCGCCGTATTGTGACGGGAAATTCTCGTGGCATtatgaattttga